One genomic segment of bacterium includes these proteins:
- a CDS encoding YqeG family HAD IIIA-type phosphatase, translating into MVEIFNREDIPRWLRRFCPRELADSVVDLSPEHLKSLGLLAIGIDLDNTLTPWKSYELGNGVEEWLQQVKESGLKMCIISNSRRKKRLAHLSQQLAIPYVKGPMKPRRGILRSALKLVGVKPEEMAMIGDQMFTDVWGGNRMGMYTIWVRPIHSHEFFGTKLSRQAERWIVWLLSKHRKETTPSPGNK; encoded by the coding sequence GTGGTTGAGATATTTAATCGAGAAGATATTCCTCGGTGGCTTCGACGTTTTTGTCCACGTGAGCTCGCTGATAGCGTTGTTGATCTATCCCCTGAACATTTAAAAAGTTTGGGCTTGTTAGCGATTGGCATCGATCTCGATAATACTTTAACACCTTGGAAGAGCTATGAGTTGGGAAACGGCGTCGAGGAGTGGCTTCAACAGGTCAAGGAGTCGGGGCTAAAGATGTGCATTATCTCAAATTCACGCCGAAAAAAACGTCTTGCTCATCTATCACAGCAATTGGCTATTCCATATGTGAAAGGTCCGATGAAACCCCGACGTGGAATTTTAAGATCAGCGCTGAAGTTGGTTGGAGTGAAACCGGAAGAGATGGCGATGATTGGCGACCAGATGTTTACGGATGTGTGGGGTGGCAACCGGATGGGTATGTATACTATCTGGGTTCGACCAATCCACTCTCACGAATTTTTTGGTACAAAATTAAGCCGGCAAGCCGAACGCTGGATCGTGTGGCTGCTTTCAAAGCATCGAAAAGAGACAACCCCCTCCCCTGGCAATAAGTAA
- the ruvX gene encoding Holliday junction resolvase RuvX: MRLVGLDVGDRRVGLATAETEVGLAFPLKVIQRTGDDERDIKVIEAACRDEMPDMVIVGIPFLMSGEEGEQARKTLSFIEDLRGRLTVPIETVDERLTSWQAQSDLQQLGYSPKARRQRIDAAAAALILEAYMQLKASNGDQDQ; this comes from the coding sequence ATGCGGCTTGTAGGACTTGATGTAGGTGATCGGCGAGTAGGGCTAGCTACTGCCGAAACTGAAGTGGGACTTGCGTTTCCATTAAAAGTAATTCAGCGGACCGGTGACGATGAGCGTGATATCAAGGTTATCGAGGCCGCATGTCGTGATGAGATGCCTGATATGGTGATTGTCGGCATTCCTTTCTTGATGAGCGGTGAGGAAGGCGAGCAGGCTCGAAAGACGTTATCATTTATCGAAGATCTTCGCGGGCGATTGACCGTCCCAATAGAAACAGTAGATGAGCGTTTGACAAGTTGGCAAGCCCAATCCGACCTGCAGCAGCTAGGCTATTCTCCCAAGGCTCGGCGTCAACGTATTGATGCTGCAGCGGCTGCCCTTATTCTTGAAGCATATATGCAACTGAAGGCGTCCAATGGCGATCAAGACCAATAA
- the acpS gene encoding holo-ACP synthase, translating to MIRGMGFDMIEIERIRCSLKKGSRFAERILTPAEQGYCLQGKASAERTAGRFAAKEAIAKALGKSLGWLDVEILPDENGKPMVWLSDRALEAAEGGKILLSITHTRELASASAIWVVGEGQ from the coding sequence GTGATACGAGGTATGGGCTTTGATATGATCGAAATCGAGCGCATTCGCTGTTCGCTGAAGAAGGGTTCGCGTTTTGCCGAGCGAATTCTCACACCCGCTGAACAGGGTTATTGTTTGCAGGGAAAGGCATCCGCTGAAAGAACAGCCGGCCGGTTTGCCGCTAAAGAAGCAATCGCAAAGGCTCTTGGCAAGTCATTAGGTTGGCTCGATGTTGAGATTTTGCCGGACGAGAACGGTAAGCCAATGGTATGGTTATCAGATCGCGCTCTCGAAGCGGCAGAGGGCGGAAAAATACTTTTAAGCATCACTCATACACGCGAATTGGCATCGGCCAGCGCAATTTGGGTTGTTGGTGAGGGCCAATGA
- a CDS encoding YifB family Mg chelatase-like AAA ATPase, with protein MLSKVRSAALLGIDAYEVTVEVDIHGGVPGFIIVGLPDAAVQESRERVRAAMKNVGLLFPYQKLTLNLAPADIRKEGPAFDLPIAVGLLAASEQIGFDQLDDTLVIGELALDGAIRSINGALSIALFAREAGIHNLILPIQNATEAAVVQGLNVYPVSSLTEVVTFFQDPTSLEPLKCDIEAILQQETPYDIDLSDIKGQEHARRALEIAAAGNHNIILIGPPGSGKTMLARRIPTIMPPLGIEEAIASTRIYSTAGMVDSRSGLITHRPFRSPHHTSSYAALVGGGNIPKPGEISLAHHGVLFLDELPEFRREVLESLRQPLEDGVITISRVHASIEYPATFLLVAGMNPCPCGYHGDTFKACSCNPALIKKYIQRISGPLLDRIDIHIEVPRLKQEELINMKPGEPSKVTRDRVVKARELQNKRFANTKIFANAQMTPKHLREFCVMDDSTRDFMRQACGTLGLSARAFDRVLKLSRTIADLEGQERINVNHAAESIQYRSLDRKIWG; from the coding sequence TACAGGAAAGCCGCGAGCGGGTTCGAGCAGCGATGAAGAATGTCGGACTTCTCTTCCCTTATCAAAAGCTTACGCTCAATCTCGCCCCCGCTGACATTCGCAAGGAAGGGCCTGCTTTCGATTTACCGATTGCAGTTGGGTTGCTGGCTGCAAGTGAACAGATTGGGTTCGATCAACTCGATGATACACTGGTTATCGGCGAATTGGCGTTGGATGGAGCTATCCGCAGCATTAACGGCGCGCTCTCAATTGCTCTTTTTGCCCGTGAAGCGGGCATACATAATTTAATTCTTCCCATTCAAAATGCAACCGAGGCCGCCGTTGTACAAGGGTTGAACGTCTACCCTGTCTCTAGTTTGACCGAAGTGGTTACGTTCTTCCAAGACCCGACTTCTCTGGAACCCTTAAAGTGTGATATTGAAGCTATTCTCCAACAGGAAACGCCTTATGATATTGATTTAAGCGATATTAAAGGACAAGAACATGCTCGAAGGGCACTTGAGATTGCGGCGGCGGGTAATCATAATATCATCTTAATCGGCCCTCCAGGAAGCGGTAAGACGATGCTTGCGCGTCGCATACCCACTATAATGCCCCCGCTTGGGATAGAAGAGGCCATTGCCTCCACCCGCATTTACAGCACGGCGGGAATGGTTGATTCTCGCAGTGGGTTAATTACCCACCGGCCTTTCCGTTCGCCTCATCACACAAGTTCCTATGCGGCATTAGTAGGGGGCGGGAATATTCCGAAGCCTGGTGAGATTAGTTTGGCTCATCATGGGGTGTTGTTTTTAGATGAACTGCCTGAGTTTCGGCGCGAAGTACTTGAGTCGCTAAGGCAACCGCTTGAGGACGGGGTGATTACCATCAGCCGTGTTCATGCTTCTATTGAATATCCGGCAACCTTCCTGCTAGTTGCGGGAATGAACCCCTGCCCTTGCGGTTATCATGGAGATACGTTCAAGGCTTGTTCCTGCAACCCAGCGCTTATCAAAAAATACATTCAACGAATCTCAGGCCCACTGCTCGACCGAATTGATATCCATATCGAAGTTCCACGCCTTAAACAGGAAGAACTTATTAACATGAAGCCTGGCGAACCTTCGAAGGTAACCAGAGATAGGGTCGTTAAGGCTCGTGAGCTTCAGAACAAACGCTTTGCCAATACAAAAATCTTTGCAAACGCCCAGATGACACCAAAGCATCTACGCGAATTCTGTGTGATGGATGACTCGACGCGAGATTTCATGCGGCAAGCATGTGGGACGCTTGGTCTATCTGCCCGTGCCTTTGACCGTGTATTGAAGCTCTCAAGAACCATTGCCGATTTAGAGGGACAGGAACGAATCAACGTCAACCATGCCGCCGAGTCCATTCAATACCGCAGCCTCGACCGAAAAATTTGGGGCTAA
- the purN gene encoding phosphoribosylglycinamide formyltransferase yields the protein MIRIGIMVGAHGRGSNMQAIIDGCSDERIDGEVVVVIGTRGDAPAIEKAVEQGIPTTIINPKGYADSEVYGDALLDALKLYDVDLLCLAGYMRLLPSTVVHAYEGHIMNIHPALLPLFGGKGMYGEHVHQAVIESGMKVSGCTVHFVDDRYDHGAIILQTSVMVEENDMPGTLGARVLPYEHKAYVEAISLFAQGRLKLEGNRVKVVPKS from the coding sequence ATGATACGAATAGGCATCATGGTAGGAGCTCATGGTCGGGGCAGCAATATGCAGGCGATAATCGATGGCTGCAGTGATGAGCGCATAGATGGCGAAGTTGTGGTTGTGATTGGAACTCGTGGGGATGCTCCTGCGATTGAGAAAGCAGTAGAGCAGGGAATTCCAACAACTATAATCAACCCGAAAGGCTATGCCGACAGCGAAGTCTACGGGGATGCGCTTCTAGATGCCCTCAAACTCTATGATGTCGATCTTTTATGTCTGGCAGGGTATATGCGATTGTTGCCATCTACTGTGGTTCATGCATATGAAGGTCATATCATGAATATTCATCCGGCCTTATTGCCGCTCTTTGGCGGGAAAGGTATGTACGGTGAACATGTTCACCAAGCGGTGATTGAGAGCGGAATGAAAGTATCCGGCTGCACTGTGCATTTTGTGGATGACCGATACGACCACGGCGCAATTATCCTTCAAACGTCGGTAATGGTCGAGGAGAATGATATGCCGGGTACACTTGGCGCTCGCGTACTTCCATATGAGCACAAAGCCTATGTGGAAGCGATCTCCCTTTTTGCTCAAGGCCGTCTGAAGCTAGAAGGCAATCGAGTGAAAGTTGTTCCCAAATCATAA
- the mltG gene encoding endolytic transglycosylase MltG: MAIKTNKFLNSKSGKFTITVLGIVLIAGLSFLIWYWSLVVRLKPVSIIFLPTKISIEPKTALSEIASELKAKGLIRNEGAFKFYMRWKGWDRKIWVGVYEFSPSQSTPQIAEAIAKHQITHNWVVIPEGYRYTQIAKRLAHHKICNEDEFLKLAVNPKIFSKEIKIPLPSNSVEGYLFPDTYRMTPGIGARAAMKMMLEQTEKVYMKMAPELNRTKRSFHEVLTIASMVEREARFEEDRPLIASVIFNRLKINMKLDIDATVQYMLGEGWKPVLFFSDLRVDSPYNTYLYKGLPPGPIANPGIKCIEATLKPTKTAYLYYVAMPDGHHIFSSSLQEHNRAIHDVRLMRKQENRNSGGPT; the protein is encoded by the coding sequence ATGGCGATCAAGACCAATAAATTTCTCAATTCAAAATCAGGAAAGTTTACAATTACCGTACTAGGAATCGTTCTAATAGCGGGATTGAGCTTTTTGATATGGTATTGGAGTTTGGTTGTTCGCCTTAAACCAGTAAGCATAATTTTTCTTCCAACCAAGATTTCCATTGAACCAAAGACAGCTTTGAGCGAAATAGCATCAGAACTTAAAGCAAAAGGCCTTATTCGAAATGAGGGCGCCTTTAAGTTTTATATGCGTTGGAAGGGTTGGGATCGTAAAATTTGGGTTGGCGTCTATGAATTCAGCCCTAGCCAGAGTACACCGCAAATTGCAGAAGCGATTGCTAAACATCAAATCACCCATAACTGGGTCGTTATTCCTGAGGGATATAGATATACTCAGATTGCTAAACGCCTTGCCCATCATAAGATATGCAACGAGGATGAGTTTCTCAAGTTGGCAGTCAATCCGAAAATTTTCAGCAAAGAGATTAAAATTCCACTGCCATCCAACTCGGTTGAGGGCTATTTATTTCCCGATACCTATCGAATGACCCCAGGAATTGGCGCTCGCGCTGCGATGAAGATGATGCTGGAGCAAACCGAAAAGGTTTATATGAAGATGGCGCCGGAATTAAACCGGACAAAACGTTCATTTCATGAGGTTTTAACGATCGCATCGATGGTTGAGCGTGAAGCGAGGTTTGAAGAAGATCGACCGCTGATTGCATCGGTAATTTTCAACCGGCTGAAAATAAATATGAAACTGGACATAGATGCGACCGTGCAATATATGTTGGGAGAGGGTTGGAAGCCGGTTTTGTTCTTTAGCGACCTGCGAGTCGATTCGCCTTATAACACCTACCTTTATAAGGGATTACCGCCAGGCCCGATTGCCAACCCCGGTATTAAATGTATAGAAGCCACGCTAAAACCGACCAAAACGGCATATTTATACTACGTCGCGATGCCGGATGGTCATCATATATTTAGTTCGAGCCTTCAAGAACATAATCGAGCGATTCATGATGTACGATTGATGCGTAAACAGGAAAATCGCAATTCCGGAGGTCCCACTTAG
- a CDS encoding AAA family ATPase — protein MPTNVREELETLIRARYPIVYILSWEEARVEEAVQVVANTLERKVITWSLTQGMNPQPPGFGQNPHLVPELEVLTQINSGPDQCIYLIKDYHPYMSDYRVIRVLRDLAEKLRPRKQTILIVSPLLKLPPELEKEITVLDFGLPTAEEIEQKLNDVIMAVRENPQLDVNLAPEAREAIIHAAQGLTLEEIESVFARSLVRRRMLDVSEILVEKQQIIRKSGILEYSPPEVTMADVGGLDLMKEWLRQRRTAFTQKARAFGLPSPKGVLLIGVQGGGKSLSAKAVAALWNLPLLRMDMGKVFSGIVGSSEENMRKALSVAESVSPCVLWIDELEKGLAGVQSSSFSDAGTTARVFATFLTWMQEKSAPVFLVATANDVSMLPPELMRKGRFDEIFFIDLPHKTDRQDIISIHIKKRKRDPAKFDLVKVAVDTEGFSGAEIEQVIVGALFTAFDANRELTTDDLVAEAKAVVPLSKMMKEDIDELRDWAHLRARPASKSEE, from the coding sequence ATGCCAACCAACGTTCGCGAAGAATTAGAAACCTTAATTAGAGCGCGTTATCCTATCGTTTATATCCTTTCATGGGAAGAGGCGCGAGTGGAAGAGGCGGTGCAGGTGGTCGCCAATACCCTCGAACGAAAAGTAATCACATGGTCACTCACCCAAGGGATGAATCCACAACCCCCTGGATTCGGCCAAAACCCTCATTTAGTGCCTGAATTAGAGGTATTAACCCAGATCAACTCAGGCCCTGACCAATGTATTTATCTCATCAAGGATTATCACCCCTATATGAGCGATTACCGAGTAATTCGAGTGCTGCGCGATTTGGCTGAGAAGTTGCGGCCAAGGAAGCAAACCATTTTAATCGTCTCTCCCCTTCTCAAACTTCCTCCTGAGCTAGAGAAGGAAATTACCGTACTTGATTTCGGCCTTCCGACGGCTGAAGAAATCGAGCAGAAACTCAACGATGTAATAATGGCTGTGCGTGAAAACCCTCAGCTTGACGTCAATTTAGCGCCTGAAGCGCGCGAGGCGATTATTCATGCCGCTCAGGGGCTAACTTTGGAGGAGATTGAAAGCGTATTCGCTAGGTCGCTGGTTCGGCGGCGCATGCTCGATGTTTCGGAGATTTTGGTTGAAAAGCAGCAGATAATTCGAAAATCGGGCATTCTTGAATACTCACCACCAGAAGTAACGATGGCCGATGTGGGTGGGCTTGATCTTATGAAGGAATGGCTGAGACAAAGGCGTACTGCTTTCACTCAAAAGGCGCGTGCGTTCGGATTGCCAAGCCCTAAAGGAGTGCTCCTAATTGGCGTGCAAGGTGGCGGCAAAAGCCTTTCGGCCAAGGCAGTTGCTGCCTTATGGAACTTACCTCTATTAAGAATGGATATGGGCAAAGTGTTCAGCGGCATTGTTGGCTCCTCAGAAGAAAATATGCGCAAGGCATTGAGCGTTGCCGAATCGGTTTCGCCCTGTGTTTTGTGGATTGATGAACTCGAAAAGGGGTTGGCGGGAGTTCAAAGTTCATCTTTCTCTGATGCCGGCACAACGGCCAGAGTTTTCGCCACATTCTTAACCTGGATGCAGGAGAAATCTGCTCCGGTTTTCTTAGTCGCAACCGCAAATGATGTATCGATGCTCCCACCGGAACTGATGCGTAAAGGGCGATTTGACGAGATTTTCTTTATTGACCTTCCGCATAAGACCGATCGACAAGACATTATCTCGATCCACATCAAAAAGCGCAAACGTGATCCAGCTAAATTTGATTTAGTCAAAGTTGCAGTAGACACAGAAGGTTTTTCTGGAGCTGAAATCGAACAAGTGATCGTCGGCGCTCTGTTCACTGCTTTCGACGCGAATCGCGAACTTACTACAGATGACCTAGTCGCTGAAGCTAAAGCGGTCGTTCCTCTTTCAAAGATGATGAAGGAAGACATTGATGAGCTAAGAGACTGGGCTCATCTCAGAGCTCGTCCCGCCTCTAAATCTGAAGAGTGA
- the trxB gene encoding thioredoxin-disulfide reductase — protein MVRNVIIIGSGPSGYTAAIYTARALLEPLVFEGYEPGGQLMITTEVENFPGHPEGITGPDLMLLMREQAVRFKAEFVSDRVTKVDFSSRPFRVWQGDNEYQALTVIISTGASAKWLDLPSEQALRGRGISSCATCDGAFFRGREVIVVGGGDSALEEGLFLTRFASKVAIVHRRDQLRASKIMQDRAKANPKVEFIWNSVITEVKDTTAGKVTSATLKNVVTGEEHERPVDGIFVAVGHHPNSDVFKGQIEIDDMGYIITDPGTTKTTVPGVFAAGDVTDRVYRQAITAAGSGCKAAIDAERFLEAEGH, from the coding sequence ATGGTAAGAAATGTGATAATTATCGGTTCTGGGCCGTCAGGGTATACCGCTGCGATTTATACGGCCCGTGCTTTGTTGGAGCCGTTAGTGTTTGAAGGGTACGAGCCTGGCGGACAGCTTATGATCACCACTGAGGTGGAGAACTTTCCTGGTCATCCAGAGGGAATAACCGGTCCTGATCTGATGTTGTTAATGCGAGAGCAAGCGGTTAGATTTAAAGCTGAGTTTGTTAGCGATCGAGTGACAAAAGTCGATTTCAGCTCTCGGCCGTTTCGTGTATGGCAAGGGGATAACGAATATCAAGCTCTGACCGTCATTATATCAACTGGCGCATCAGCGAAATGGCTTGACCTTCCGTCTGAGCAGGCATTAAGAGGGCGCGGCATCTCCTCATGCGCTACTTGCGATGGGGCATTCTTTAGGGGTAGGGAAGTCATTGTGGTTGGTGGAGGCGATTCGGCTTTAGAGGAGGGTCTGTTCCTTACCCGTTTTGCTTCAAAGGTAGCCATCGTCCATCGCCGTGACCAACTTCGGGCTTCAAAGATTATGCAGGACCGAGCGAAGGCGAATCCAAAAGTCGAGTTCATCTGGAACTCCGTTATCACAGAGGTAAAGGATACTACCGCCGGCAAGGTCACTTCGGCGACGCTTAAAAATGTAGTGACTGGTGAGGAGCATGAGCGTCCTGTTGATGGAATCTTTGTTGCTGTCGGCCATCACCCGAATTCCGATGTCTTCAAAGGGCAGATTGAGATTGATGATATGGGATATATCATCACCGATCCGGGCACTACTAAAACGACCGTTCCAGGAGTTTTCGCTGCGGGTGATGTGACCGACCGTGTCTACCGTCAAGCCATCACCGCTGCTGGTTCAGGCTGCAAGGCAGCAATCGACGCCGAGCGTTTTTTAGAAGCTGAAGGGCATTAA